The nucleotide sequence ATAACGATCGGAAGACCGCGTAGATGAATCAGCTCAAACACTTTTTCACCCGCTACAAAATGCTTGCGCTGGTCATTGCCGTAGCGGTGATCTGGCTGTTCTTCAGTTGGCAGACCGAAGGCGGGTTCCTGACCCCGCGCAACCTCTCCAACCTGCTGCGGCAGATGTCGATCACCGGGATTCTCGCCTGCGGCATGGTCCTGGTGATCATCAGCGGCGAGATCGACTTATCGGTGGGCTCGCTGCTGGGCTTGCTGGGCGGTCTGGCGGCGATTCTCGACGTTGTCTATCAAATACCCTTGCTCGCCAACCTGAGTCTGGTCGCCCTGTGTGGCTTGATGATTGGCTTGGCCAACGGCTACATGACCGCTTACCTGCGCATCCCTTCGTTCATTGTCGGCCTGGGCGGCATGCTGGCGTTTCGCGGGGTTTTGCTGGGAATTACCGGTGGCACCACCATCGCCCCGGTATCGCCGTCGCTGGTGTATGTCGGGCAGGGCTATCTGCCGCATGCGGTCGGTACGGGGCTCGGTGTACTGCTGTTTGCCTTGACGTTGTTTCTGATCTGGAAACAGCGGCGCAATCGTGCCCTGCATGGCCTGGCGGCGCACTCGCTGATGCGCGACGGCTCGCGCGTGGTGGTGATTGGCGCAGTGCTGGCGGGGTTCGTCTATACCCTGAACAGCTACGACGGCATCCCGGTGCCGGTGCTGCTGCTCCTGATCCTGTTAGGTGTGTTCAGCTACGTCACCAGCCAAACCGTGTTCGGTCGCCGCGTCTATGCGGTGGGCAGCAATATGGAAGCCACGCGCCTGTCCGGCATCAACGTACAGGCGGTGAAACTGTGGATCTTCGGCATCATGGGCGTGATGTGCGCGCTCGCCGGCATGGTCAACACCGCGCGCCTGGCAGCCGGCTCGCCCTCGGCCGGCAGCATGGGCGAACTCGATGCGATCGCCGCCTGTTTCATCGGCGGCACCTCCATGCGCGGTGGTTCCGGCACCGTTTATGGCGCGTTGCTGGGCGCGCTGGTGATCACCAGCCTGGACAACGGCATGTCCATGCTCGACGTGGACAGCTACTGGCAGATGATTGTGAAGGGCGGCATTCTGGTGCTGGCGGTGTGGGTGGATGTAAGTACCCGTACGGGCCGGCGGTAAAGCCGACCACTCACTCTGTCATCACGTGCGGCATGGAAGTGCGCGAAACCATCCACGCCAGCATCGCCGCGACCAACAGAAACGCGGCGCTAGCGATTAAGGTGGCCTGGTAGCCGACGCCGTCGTACAGCACGCCCCCCACTGTCGCGCCGAGGGTAATCGCCAACTGAATCACGGCCACCATCAGCCCATCTCCCGTCTCGGCCTCTTGCGGCAGGGTACGTGAGAGCCAGGTGAACCAGCCTACCGGCGCACACGTTGCGATCAGGCCCCACGCCCCAAGCAACAGAGCGACAGTCCCTATCGAACTGCCATACATCAACAGCGCCACGGTAATCCCCGACATTAGCAGTGGGATGCTCATAAGTACCCGATACAGGTTGTTGTTCAATACCGAGCCGATCAGCATCGTCCCCGCCAAGCCTGACATGCCGATAATCAGCAACAACAGGGACAGTTCAGAACCATCAACCTGGGTCACCGACTCGAGAAACGGGCGCAAGTAGGTGAACAGCGCAAATTGACCCATAAACACAAAGCCGACAGCAGCCATTCCTAGAGCGACCTTGGCACTGCCCAGCAGTCGAAACACATCCATCGTCGAACCGACTTGCTGATCACTGGGCATTTTCGGCAAGGTCAACGCTTGCCAACAGAGCGCCACAGCAGCCAGCGGCACCACGCAAAAGAACGCCCCTCGCCAGCCGATCAGCCCCCCCATGTAACTGCCCACGGGCGCTGCGATGGCCGTGGCCAGGGCCGTACCGCCCTGAATCATGGCAATGGCTTTAGGCACAAAGTGCTCGGGGGCAATGCGCAGGATGACGGCGGTCGACATCGACCAACTGCCACCCACTGCAATTCCCAGAATGGCGCGACCGATCATCAATGTCGTGTAGTTCGGAGCCAAGGCCACGAGCGTACCCGAAGCCATCATCAAGGCTGTCAGGCCCAGTAATACGGGCCGACGGTCAAGTCGGCGGATGACTGAGGCGATAAACAGGCTGGTGATGACGGCAAAGATTCCGGAGATGGAAATCGCTTGTCCGGCCTGCCCTTCGCTCAGCGCAAGATCGGCCGCAAGCGGCGTGAGCAAGCTGACTGGCAGGAACTCCGAGGTCACCAAGGCAAAGGCGCACAACGCCATCGCCAGCACGGCGCCCCAAACCTGTCGGCTCGCGGCGGGTATCGCCAAAGAAGTGCGGGTCATCAGGCTCATTTCAGGTGGGTCAGAAAAAACGAGGTCAACGTGGCCAATGGAATCAGCTCCGTGCGATCGTAAAGGTCCACATGCCCGGCGCCCGGTACGATCACCAACTCCTTGGGTTGGCCAGCCAACGTGTAGGCCTCTTCGCTGAACTCGCGCGAGTGTGCATTTTCACCGGCGATGAACAACATCGGACGTGGCGAGATGGTCTCGATATCGCTGAACGGATAGAAATTCATAAACTTGACGTTGCTGGACAACGTCGGATGCGTGGTCAGCAAAGGTGACTGCCCCTTCGGAGTGAACTCGCCGCGCGGCGTGCGATAAAAGTCGTAGAATTCACGCTCAATGGCGTTGGATTTCTCACTCAGCTCATGGACCGTGCCGCTGGTGTAGCGGGTTTCGCCCCCCGTGAACTCGACGTAACGCTGATCAGCTGCCGCCGCGATCGCTTGCTTGCGTTGCGCGACGCTGAAGGCGTGCTTCAGACCATTACGATTAGCCGCGCCCATGTCATACATGCTAACCGTGGCGATGGCCTTCATCCGTGGGTCGATCTTGGCGGCGCTGATCACGAAACTCCCGCTGCCACAAATGCCCAGGACACCAATCCGGTTGCGATCGACCAAGCTATGTGTGCCGAGGTAATCCACTGCGGCGCTGAAGTCTTCCGCATAGATTTCCGGCGACACCAGATTACGCGGCTGACCCGCGCTCTCGCCCCAGAACGACAGATCGATCGCCAGGGTCACAAAACCCCGCTCCGCCAGCTTTTGCGCATATAGATTCGAGCTCTGTTCTTTGACCGCGCCCATGGGGTGCCCGACGATGATCGCGGGGTTTTTCCTGTCCGCACTCAGGCCCTTGGGCACAAACAGGTTCCCGACGATGTTCAGCTGGTACTGATTCTTGAACGTCACTTTTTGCATCGTGACCTCATTACTTTTGTAGAAATTGTCGGCGCCGTTGCTCATGTCTGCTCCCTGTACAGAGAGCGACGCCAACAGAAATCCAAGCGACATGACGAGCTTTTTCATAACGCGTGCTCCCGTTTGAGTGAAAGTAATGACCCATGAGGCTGTTGCGATCGCAGCCAATGCGGCCAAGGCTTGCGCTATTATCCGCACTCGACGCTTGTTTGATAATCTAATGAAACGTTGTTGTGCTTATCAGCAATACTAATCAATTGATTCGGAAGACCTGCGATGCGACGCCATAATCTGAATGATCTCCTGGCCTTTATCACCGTCGCCCGAGAAGGCAGTTTTACCCGTGCGGCGGCCCAGTTGGGGGTGACCCAGTCGGCGCTTAGCCAAACCGTATCCGGGCTTGAAAAGCGTTTGAAGATCAGGTTGCTGACGCGTACAACACGCAGCGTTTCGCCGACAAGCGCGGGTGAGCGCCTGATGCAGACCGTTGGTCATCGTCTGGATGAGATAGAGTTCGAACTGGATGCTCTAACCGAACTCTCGGAGAAGCCAGCCGGCACGGTGCGTATTACCTGCGGCGATTTCGTGCTGAGGACCTTGCTGCTTCCCAGGCTTGCGCCGGTGCTCCTGGAATACCCGGACATCAAGGTAGAGTTCGATATCAATTATGGTTTCCGGGACATCGTCGCCGACCGCTTTGATGCAGGCATACGCTTTGGGGCCACCGTCGATAAAGACATGATTGCCGTACCGATCGGTTCCACGGTCCGTATGGCGGCGGTGGCGGCGAAAGCGTATCTGGCCCGTCACGCCGCGCCTAAAAAACCCCAAGACCTGCTGCAACACGCGTGCATCGATATCCGCTTTCCGACCTTGGGAGGGACGGATGCCTGGGAGTTCGAAAAACGCGGTCGCAAGGTTAACGTACGCGTGGCAGGTCAAGTGGTCTTCAACACCAGCGCCCATGTACCGGCGGCGGCGCTCAGCGGATTGGGCATCGCTTACTTGCCGGAGGAGGAATTTGCCCCGCATATCGAGAGCGGTGATCTGGTGCGTGTGCTGGAAGACTGGTGCCCGACCTTCTCGGGCTACCATCTCTACTACCCAAGCCGCCGCCTGCCAACCCCGGCGTTTTCGCTGGTGCTCAATGCATTGCGCAGTGAGGTTTTTTGCTGAGGTCCAATCCTGCAGATTAGCCGGGAAGGCATGACGCTCACCACCCGGCTGTTCAGCGTCAGATAAACAGATCAACCCCCAGTTGGAAAGCCACCCACAACGCCAGGCCTGTGGCAAACAGCAGCGCGATGTTCTCGAAGAGGTTGTTGCGGTACTTCTTGTCCAGCAGCTTTTTTTGGTTGGACATGATCAGCAAGCCCAGGGAAATCACCGGCAGACCGATAATATTCAGCGCGCTGACGCCAATGGTCAGGGTCACGAAGTCCGGCATGCCGGGCAATGACCAGATCAACGGTGTGACCAGAATAAACAGCATGAACCATTTGTGCATCGGGTCATGGTGGAACTCTTTGCCGTACTTATCGCGACGCTTGGGGCGCACGTGTTGGAACGCATCGGTAATCAGCATCGGGAACGCAGTGGTTTTGCCGGAAATACTCGCGAACAGCGTGGCGAACACCCCGATGAAGAACACGTACCATCCGATCGAGCCAAAGTATATTTCCAGCGCCTTGCCCAGGTCGCTCAGGGTTTTCACTTCGATACCGTTGGGCCGCAGGATTTCCGCGCCGACGATCCAGATCGCCAAGTTGATGACGATCCCGACAAACACCGCAAACAGCAGGTCATTACGTTGAATACGCTTGTGTTGCGGCCCTACCCAGCCCTTTTGGCGCATCACATACGGATGCACGAAATTGGCAATCGAACCGGCCACGGCACCAATCACCGAGACCGCGACCAGCAAGGCACCGTGCACGCCTTCATCGGGCGGAATGCTGAAACCAATGGTGCCTTTGACGATGCCGACCACATCCGGCCCGGACATCACCGCCAACGCAATAAACGCCAGCGTCATGATCGCCAGCAGCACCTTCATCACGCCTTCGATCATCGAGTAAATATTGCGACCGACCAGCATCCACACCGCCAGTACCACCGCGAAGGAACATAACAAGGGTTGGTCGATTCTCAGCAACATCGCCAACGACTCACCCGCGCCCTTGATCATATAGGCGTTCATCAAGTGCCCCATCAACAAGGCATAGACGAGCATGAACCAGGCGAAAAACGGGTTCAGTTGCGCATAGCCCTGCAGGATGGTCATGCCTTGGTTATTGCACAGCTGGAAGCGCGCAATGATGTTGACGATCAGGTATCTCAACAGCAGAGACACGGCCAGCACCCACATCATGGCGTAACCATAATTGGCACCGGCCACGGATGAAGTGATCAGATCGCCCGCACCCAACCAGGACAGGACGGCAATGATGCCAGGGCCCAATAGTTTGAGTGTGCGGGCAAATCGGTTTTGCGTGGGCGCCGCAGCCTGGCCTTCGGCCGAAGGGATGCTGGTCATAGCGGGTATCTCCGATTATTTTTTTTGTAAGAACCGGCGTAGTCGAACACAGTAGGTACGACGTCGTACAACCATTATTTCAACTAGTTGTGTGGAAATGTTTCAGCCTTGCCCCCGCTGTTTCGTCAGGCGGCGCGCGTAGCCGGTTGCCGCTCATTGAGGGGGGATCGAATCTGTTAGAGGGCGCGTTGATTGACACGCTTGATGAGTTCTTCCGCTGACTCCTTGCGCTCGGAATAGCGATCCACCAGATAGTCCTGCCGATCACGCAGCAGCAACGTGAACTTGACCAACTCCTCCATCACATCCACGACACGGTCGTAGAACGGGGAAGGTTTCATTCGGCCGTTGTCGTCGAACTCCATGTAGGCCTTCGGCACGGACGATTGGTTGGGGATGGTGAACATGCGCATCCAGCGTCCCAGCACCCGCAGTTGATTGACCACGTTGAAAGACTGCGAACCTCCGCACACCTGCATGACGGCAAGGGTTTTACCCTGGGTCGGACGTACAGCGCCCATCGCCAGTGGCACCCAGTCGATCTGTGCCTTGAAGACCGCACTCATGGCGCCGTGACGCTCCGGGGAGCACCAGACCTGCCCTTCCGACCATTGCATCAATTCACGCAGAGCCTGGACCCGTGGGTGATCGACAGGCGCGTCATCTGGCAGCGGCAAGCCTGACGGATTGAAAATCCGGGCCTCGGCGCCAAAGTGCTCCAGCAGTCGCGCAGCCTCCTCGACCATCAAGCGACTGAAGGAGCGCTCACGGGTCGATCCGTACAACAGCAAAATGCGTGGTTTATGCAGGGAGGTCTTTTCGACACCCAGTTTATCTGCCGATGGAAGATCGACCAGATCGATATCGAGTTGGGGGATTGAGTCATCAAACATAGTCTTTGTCCTGCGCAACGGCGCTCTTGGAGTCATCGAACCAGCGGCGCTTCAACCAAAGGGCGACACCGACCAGGGAAATCAGCACCGGCACTTCCACCAACGGGCCAATCACCGTGGCAAACGCGACCGGCGACGCCAGGCCGAAGGTGGCAATGGCCACGGCAATCGCCAGTTCGAAGTTGTTGCTGGCGGCGGTAAAAGCCAATGCGGTGGTGCGTGGATAATCGGCGTTGAGCAATTTGCCCATCCAGAAACTGATGAAGAACATCACCACGAAGTAGATCGTCAGAGGGATCGCGATACGCAACACATCGAATGGCAATTGCAGTACCACGTCACCCTTGAGACTGAACATCGCCACGATGGTCAGCAGCAGTGCAACCAACGTCAGGGGGCTGATTTTTGGAATGAATCGCTCCTGAAACCAGGTTTCGCCTTTGCGTGCGATAAGGATCTTGCGTGTCAGGAAGCCCGCCAGGAACGGCACGCCCAGGTAGATCAGGACCGACTCGGCAATGCTGATAAAGCTGGTTTCAAGCACACTGCCTTCCACCCCGAACAGCGGCGGCAACAGTCCAAGAAAGACCCAGGCGTACACGCTGAAAAACAGGATCTGGAAGATGCTGTTGAAGGCCACCAGACCGGCGACGTACTGATTATTTCCCCCCGCGATCTGATTCCAGACCAGCACCATCGCGATGCACCGCGCCAGCCCGATCAGAATCAGGCCGGTCATGTATTCCGGCTGGTCACGAAGAAAGATGATCGCCAGTGCGAACATCAATACCGGTCCAATGATCCAGTTCTGGACCAGGGACAACACCAGGATTCGTTTGTCCTTGAAGACCTCAGGCAGTTCTTCATAGCGCACCTTGGCCAGCGGCGGATACATCATCACGATCAGGCCGATAGCGATGGGAATGTTGGTTGTGCCCACGGAAAGACTGTTGAGCCACTGCGGCCAACCTTCAAACAGGCTGCCCAGACCGATGCCCAGGGCCATGGCAAGAAAAATCCACAGCGTCAGGTAGCGGTCCAGGAAAGACAGGCGGCTTTTACCCATGATCATTGCTCCTGTGCTTACAACGTGCCTATCAAGGTCAGCTCTGCCTTGAGCCGTTCGGCACTCAACTGGGAAAGCGGCAATGCCAGGAAAGCGTTAATACGGGTTTTGATCTGTTCCACGGTGGCTTCAAAAGCGGCCTCGATCTCCTCTTGTGTGCCGTGGTACTCGGAAGGGTCCGCCAATCCCCAGTGCCCTTTCACCGAGAGGCCAAAAAATACCGGGCACGCTTCGCCAGCCGCTTTATCACACACCGTAATGACAAAATCAGGCGCCAGATTTTCGTGTGCATCATTGGATTTGCTGAACAGACCCTCGGTGGAAATGCCGGCGTTATTCAGGGTCTTGAGGCTGAGCGGATGCACCTGCCCCTTCGGCTGACTGCCGGCACTGAAAGCTGTCATGCCTTGTGGTGCCAGATGATTGAACACCGCCTCGCAGAGAATGCTGCGGCAGCTGTTGGCAGTGCAGAGAAACAGGATTTTCATCGGGAGGTCTCGTAGTCGAAGGCGGAATCAGGCGAGGGTGCTTTCACAGCACGTGGTTGCTCGTTCGGGGCGGCCAGCCATTTCATCAAGGCGCTTGGCATCGGGGCTCAACCAATGTTTGTTGGTATCAAGCACCACGCTCAGTACCTGATACACCCAGTCGGGGAGATTCGGGTGCAACCGGTAATAGACCCATTGACCTTGCCGACGATCTGACAGCAAACCGCACGTTCGCAACTGCGCCAGGTGCCTGGAGACCTTCGGCTGACTTTCATTCAACGCGCAGGTCAACTCGCAGACGCATAACTCTCCCTCTCGGGCAATGAGCAGCATCATGCGCACCCGATTGTCATCAGCCAGGCATTTGAAAACGGTGGTCGGGGTCAGGTGGTCAGCCATTGCTGTTCTCAGTGTCTGGTTTCACCCAGACAAACATCTCGGTGCGATCATGGATTTCGTGAAACGTGTGACGGAATGCATCGGAAACGCTTCAGCTCATACAGGTCAAAATTAATATATGCTTTTCCGTATATCATGGCAACGCATCACATCATTTTTATTTGGAAAAAATTAATCAACAAACGCAAACAGTCAGTATAAGCCACTTAAAAACGGCTGTTCGTCACCTGGAAACAACAGTAATAACGGGCTATCAATACATATGGACAATGTAATAAATCCGTCACCCACCTCAACAGTCAGGATCTTGGTTGCAGGCAGCCAGGACCAAGCCTGCAACTCCCCCCGCCGATAAGCGTTCTACCGAATGACCTAATCATGCTGTATCTGCGCGTGGCGTATTAATCGTTATTGGCTGGCAGCCGATGGGCCTGCACCTGCCCCCGTTCCGAGCCGGAATCTGCACTATTTTCTGATTACGCCCTCAGAATGTACATTCACGTCACTCTTATTGACACATGTGTACATTCGACATATTTTCATATCAACACACGCCTGATGTTCTGTTCCCGGAGCAACTACATGTCCAGCGATCCCTTGCTGCAGCCCTATAAGATCAAGAACCTGGTCCTCAGAAACCGAATCATGACCACCTCCCATGAGCCCGCCTATCCTGTCGATGGCATGCCGAAGGAGCTGTACCGGGCTTATCACGTGGAACGCGCAAAGGCCGGGGTTGCGCTGACCATGACTGCAGGCTCCGCCGCTGTTTCCCGCGACAGCCCTCCGGTGTTCAACAATGTGCTGGCGTACAAGGACGAGGTGGTCAAATGGATGAAGGACTTGACCGACGAATGCCACGAACACGGCGCGGCGGTGATGATTCAATTGACTCACCTGGGCAGGCGCACGCGCTGGGACAAGGCTGACTGGCTCCCGGTCGTATCACCTTCGCACCGCCGCGAAGCTTCTCACCGGGCCTTTCCAAAAAAGCTGGAAGACTGGGACATCGAACGAATCATCAAAGACTACGTAGACGCCGCCGAGCGCATGAAGGCGGCGGGCCTCGACGGTTTGGAGTTGCAGGCATACGGTCATCTGATGGACCAATTCTGGTCGCCCCTGACCAACGATCTCGACGGCCCTTACGGGGGCTCGCTGGAAAATCGGTTGCGTTTCACCTTTGATGTGTTGCGCGGCATCCGCCAGCGCTGCGGCGAGGATTTCCCGCTGGGGATTCGCTATACCGGTGATGAAGACCTGCCGGGCGGTTTCGGTGCCAAGGACGGCATACAGATTTCCCATAGGCTCAAGGACAGTGGCCTGGTCGACTTCCTCAATGTCGTTCGCGGACATATTGATACCGATGCCGGCCTCACCGATGTGATTCCGATCCAGGGCATGCGTAACTCGCCGCACCTGGATTTTGCCGGCGAGATCCGCACGGCCACCGGCTTCCCGACTTTCCACGCCGCCAAGATTCCGGACGTGGCCACCGCACGCCATGCCATCGCCTCCGGCAAGGTGGACATGGTCGGCATGACCCGGGCGCATATGACCGACCCGCACATCGTGCGCAAGATCATCGAAAAGCGCGAAGAAGAAATCCGCCCCTGCGTCGGCGCTAACTACTGCCTGGACCGTATCTACCAGGGTGGCGCGGCGTATTGCATCCACAACGCCGCGACCGGGCGCGAAACCAGCATGCCCCACGAGATTCCCAAGGCGCCCACCAAGCGCAAGGTGGTGGTGATCGGTACCGGCCCGGCGGGTCTCGAGGCAGCCCGGGTTGCCGGTGAGCGCGGCCACAACGTCACGGTGTTCGAAGTCGCCGACCAACCCGGCGGGCAAATCCGTCTGACCGCTCTGAGCGAGCGTCGTCGCGAGATGATCAGCATCATCGATTGGCGTATGGCGCAATGCGAACGCCTGGGGGTGAGGTTCCACTTCAACACCTGGGCCGACGCCGAGACAGTCCTGGCTGCAGAGCCGGATGTAGTGATCGTCGCGACCGGTGGCCTGCCGCACACCGAGGTTCTCAAACAGGGTAATGAACTGGTGGTGTCGACCTGGGATATCATTTCTGGCGACGTCAAGCCCGGCAACAACGTGCTGATTTTCGACGACGCTGGCGACCACGCGGCACTCCAGGCTGCCGAGGTCATTGCCAACAGCGGCGCGACGCTGGAAATCGTTACACCTGACCGCTCGTTTTCGCCAGAAGTGATGGCGATGAACCTGGTGCCGTACATGCGCAGCCTGCAAGACTTGAACGTTACCTTTACGGTCACCTATCGGGTTGACTCGGTAGAAAAACGTGAGGGTCGGTTGGTGGCACATTTCGCTAGCGACTATGGGCCGGTGCACAAGCAGAGAGTGGTCGATCAGGTGGTGGTCAACCACGGCACCCTGCCCCTGGACGACCTGTACTTCGATCTGCGCGCCCATGCGAGCAACAACGGCGCGGTTGAACAGCACGATCTGCTCGCCGGAAAGCCGCAACATATCGTGACCAATCCGCAAGGCCGTTTCCAGCTGTTCCGGATTGGCGATGCGGTGTCGGCGCGCAATACCCATGCCGCCATCTACGATGCACTACGACTGCTCAAAGACATCTGAAATCATGCTTTTATCAAGCCTTAAACTGCCTCACTGAGCCTCTGTGAACGTCTCATCGAAGGTGTCCAGCAACGGCACAAACACCCCCGGCTCTTTTTCGGCGTAACCGAACTTCCCGTAGAATCGATCCAACTCGCGCTGCTTGGGTACTTTCCCGGTAAAAATACTCACGTAATGCGGAATGCGCTGAAAACGCACCGTGATCAGCTCACCGGTGTTCATCGTGATGTAGCCGATCTGGGTCAGGTAAATCGTTCGAGCCCGGGTATCGGCGCCTTGGCTGTCATAACCAAAACGCCTGAACATGCTCGCCAAGGCGCTCATGCGCTGTTCGTCCACGACCGAGACTTCACGGGCGACCTCATCCGACTGCAACGCCCAGCTGCGCACGGCGAACTCGAACGGTGAATCGAACAATTCAGGGTTCAGCCAGCACTCGAAAACATTCAGGATCGCCTCGGAGATGCTTTCCGCATAGCTTTCGGTTTGCCGGATCAGCCCCCCCTGTATTGGTCTCTCGCCAACGCGCCAGCAACGCGGCCAACAACTGTTCGCGATCCTCGAAAAACCAGTAGAAGCTGGTGCGCGACAGGCCGAGGCGCTTGGCCAGCGGCATAACCCGGACCGCATCGATACCTGACTCTTTGAGGGCATCATAAGCGGCCTCCAGCCAACCCTCGGCGGATCCCCGCCAGCCGGCCTCCTGGGCCTTACCTCGTGCCTTCCCTAACTGGCGCATCGCGCTTACCTTGTTCAAAAATGCGTAGCGCGAATGTAGCCCGGCGACCGCAAAATGTACATCCAAGTACAGTTTGCTGACTTCTTGCCTCAGCGTTTGCCCAACACCTTGCTGAACGTCTGCTCAGGTGGCTGCAACCAGCGCGCCTGAACCAGCAACGGCGTCACCGCTGCGCCCGGTTCAACCTGCCCGTCCACCTGCAAGCGCTGACGCTGCAGGTCGGCTTCGATCTGGAACTGGTGCTCTGCCGGTAATTGCAGGTTCGCCGACAACCGCAGCCCTTCCAGACACTTCAGCTCAAGTCGGGTGTTTCCGAGGTTGAGCGTCCACGGGCTCAGTAGCGCCAGATCGCGGCCCGACAGCTCGCCCTCTGCGCTGCGACAGGTGCGCCCGGCACCGCTGACCTGCAAGTGTCCCGCCCAACTGCCATCCAGCACGAACATCGACGGGGGCATCGCGTTGACCGCCTGGGGTGCCAGCGTCGCTTGCCAGTTCCAGGGCCAGCCGTGAATCGACAAGGCCCAGATTCGCTGCTGAAAGCCCAGGTTCAATTGCGCCTCTCGCGCCCAGGGCCGGACCGTCCACTGCACCGGTCCAAAGGCACCGAGCCGAGTGGCACGGCCATTCCACAGGCTGCCGGAGATTCCGCCAGGCTGCCAGCCGGAGGGCCAAGCCAACTGCCGGGCGACAAAAGCCGCCGGCACGTTCAGTAGCAAGGTCAGAACAAACACCAAAGCCGCCCATGCGATGGCACGATTCATGGCCCAGCCGCCCCCTCCGCCACTTCCAGGCTGAACGCATAGCCCTGGCCGCCCTGCGACAGGCTCCACTGCAGCGGTCGTCCGCCTTGTTCCTGCACGGTGCGTAGCAATTGCTGCAAGGCCTCGGGCCCAGGCAGTTCACCTTGCAGTTGCCATCGGCCGTCCTGCTGTTCGACATGGGTCAATACCCACTGTCGCGACGCAGCCAGCGCCTGCCATTGCTCGTTGGAAAACACGGCGGGTGGCGCCAGTGCCTGGGCCTGTTGCGCCAACACCTGCCATTCCCGCGCGTCCTGCCAGGCCGCCAGCAGCGGCCGTGTGATGAGTACCAGCAGCAACAGCAGCACCATTGACCAGCCTGCCAGCACACAATAGCGACGCATTGGCGGCAGTTGCCTGAAACTGGCCAGGTACTCAAGCAACCGGGTGCTCATGGCTGTTCTCCCAAATCGAAACTCAACTGCAAATCAGCAGCCCCGCCCTGCGGCTCGCCA is from Pseudomonas mucidolens and encodes:
- a CDS encoding arsenate reductase ArsC, translated to MKILFLCTANSCRSILCEAVFNHLAPQGMTAFSAGSQPKGQVHPLSLKTLNNAGISTEGLFSKSNDAHENLAPDFVITVCDKAAGEACPVFFGLSVKGHWGLADPSEYHGTQEEIEAAFEATVEQIKTRINAFLALPLSQLSAERLKAELTLIGTL
- a CDS encoding metalloregulator ArsR/SmtB family transcription factor encodes the protein MADHLTPTTVFKCLADDNRVRMMLLIAREGELCVCELTCALNESQPKVSRHLAQLRTCGLLSDRRQGQWVYYRLHPNLPDWVYQVLSVVLDTNKHWLSPDAKRLDEMAGRPERATTCCESTLA
- the gspN gene encoding type II secretion system protein N is translated as MNRAIAWAALVFVLTLLLNVPAAFVARQLAWPSGWQPGGISGSLWNGRATRLGAFGPVQWTVRPWAREAQLNLGFQQRIWALSIHGWPWNWQATLAPQAVNAMPPSMFVLDGSWAGHLQVSGAGRTCRSAEGELSGRDLALLSPWTLNLGNTRLELKCLEGLRLSANLQLPAEHQFQIEADLQRQRLQVDGQVEPGAAVTPLLVQARWLQPPEQTFSKVLGKR
- a CDS encoding NADH:flavin oxidoreductase; translation: MSSDPLLQPYKIKNLVLRNRIMTTSHEPAYPVDGMPKELYRAYHVERAKAGVALTMTAGSAAVSRDSPPVFNNVLAYKDEVVKWMKDLTDECHEHGAAVMIQLTHLGRRTRWDKADWLPVVSPSHRREASHRAFPKKLEDWDIERIIKDYVDAAERMKAAGLDGLELQAYGHLMDQFWSPLTNDLDGPYGGSLENRLRFTFDVLRGIRQRCGEDFPLGIRYTGDEDLPGGFGAKDGIQISHRLKDSGLVDFLNVVRGHIDTDAGLTDVIPIQGMRNSPHLDFAGEIRTATGFPTFHAAKIPDVATARHAIASGKVDMVGMTRAHMTDPHIVRKIIEKREEEIRPCVGANYCLDRIYQGGAAYCIHNAATGRETSMPHEIPKAPTKRKVVVIGTGPAGLEAARVAGERGHNVTVFEVADQPGGQIRLTALSERRREMISIIDWRMAQCERLGVRFHFNTWADAETVLAAEPDVVIVATGGLPHTEVLKQGNELVVSTWDIISGDVKPGNNVLIFDDAGDHAALQAAEVIANSGATLEIVTPDRSFSPEVMAMNLVPYMRSLQDLNVTFTVTYRVDSVEKREGRLVAHFASDYGPVHKQRVVDQVVVNHGTLPLDDLYFDLRAHASNNGAVEQHDLLAGKPQHIVTNPQGRFQLFRIGDAVSARNTHAAIYDALRLLKDI
- the gspM gene encoding type II secretion system protein GspM, whose product is MSTRLLEYLASFRQLPPMRRYCVLAGWSMVLLLLLVLITRPLLAAWQDAREWQVLAQQAQALAPPAVFSNEQWQALAASRQWVLTHVEQQDGRWQLQGELPGPEALQQLLRTVQEQGGRPLQWSLSQGGQGYAFSLEVAEGAAGP